A genomic stretch from Pseudomonas alkylphenolica includes:
- the tilS gene encoding tRNA lysidine(34) synthetase TilS: MIDLQSKLSPWRHAPSWCVALSGGLDSTVLLHLLASLSRQHPLPPLRAIHIHHGLQAAADAWPAHCQRLCDELGVELQIIHVKVAPGASLEQGARDARYAAFAEALRPGEVLLTGQHREDQAETLLFRLLRGAGVRGLAAMPAQRALGQGLLLRPLLDVSREALERYARAQQLAWVEDPSNGDTQYSRNYLRHAVFPVLRQRWPQAAQNLARTAEHLGEAQGLLDELALEDLQQACTPCGFDWLPLASLDLSVLRGLSPSRQRNALQYWLAQRTRLPDTRHWSGWEDLRDASGDGRPCWRLTDGELQRANERIWWLADDWLKVPVGQDWDNPAQRLTLPGNGTLHLSGMMPQGPLRVAYRQGGESLQIAGRGRRDLKRLLNELQVPAFARCRLPLLYRDEQLLAVANLPELSQGPWQLHWCIPTSAQGLR; the protein is encoded by the coding sequence ATGATTGATCTGCAAAGCAAGCTCTCCCCCTGGCGCCACGCCCCTTCCTGGTGCGTCGCTCTCTCCGGCGGCCTCGACTCCACCGTCCTTCTGCACCTGCTGGCCAGTCTGTCCCGTCAGCATCCGCTACCCCCCCTTCGTGCGATTCACATCCACCACGGCCTGCAAGCTGCGGCTGACGCCTGGCCCGCCCATTGCCAGCGCCTGTGTGATGAGCTGGGCGTCGAGCTGCAGATCATTCATGTCAAGGTCGCCCCTGGTGCCAGTCTCGAGCAGGGTGCCCGTGACGCACGTTATGCAGCCTTCGCTGAGGCTCTGCGTCCCGGCGAAGTGCTGTTGACCGGGCAGCATCGCGAAGATCAGGCCGAAACCCTGCTGTTCAGGCTGTTACGCGGGGCTGGTGTGCGCGGTCTGGCGGCTATGCCCGCTCAGCGCGCGTTGGGGCAGGGGCTGTTGTTGCGGCCGTTGCTCGATGTATCGCGAGAGGCACTGGAGCGCTACGCCCGTGCGCAACAGCTGGCGTGGGTCGAAGACCCCTCCAATGGTGACACGCAGTATTCCCGTAATTACTTGCGTCACGCTGTGTTCCCAGTGTTGCGTCAGCGTTGGCCGCAAGCGGCGCAGAATCTGGCGCGCACCGCTGAGCACCTGGGCGAGGCCCAGGGACTGCTGGATGAACTGGCGCTTGAGGATTTGCAGCAGGCCTGCACGCCATGCGGCTTTGACTGGCTGCCCCTGGCCTCACTGGACCTGAGCGTGCTGCGTGGATTGTCCCCGTCGCGTCAGCGCAATGCCTTGCAATACTGGTTGGCGCAACGCACGCGCTTGCCAGACACGCGCCACTGGTCCGGCTGGGAAGACCTGCGTGACGCATCAGGCGACGGACGGCCATGCTGGCGTCTGACCGACGGCGAGCTGCAGCGTGCCAACGAACGTATCTGGTGGCTGGCCGACGACTGGCTCAAGGTCCCGGTGGGGCAGGACTGGGATAATCCGGCACAACGTCTGACCTTGCCAGGTAATGGCACTCTGCACTTGAGCGGCATGATGCCGCAGGGGCCGTTGCGTGTCGCTTACCGCCAGGGCGGTGAAAGCTTGCAGATTGCCGGGCGCGGCCGCCGTGACCTCAAGCGCCTGCTCAACGAGCTGCAGGTGCCGGCTTTCGCCCGTTGCCGCCTGCCGTTGCTGTATCGCGACGAGCAGTTACTGGCCGTCGCCAACCTGCCGGAACTGAGTCAGGGGCCATGGCAATTACATTGGTGCATACCGACGAGCGCGCAAGGTTTGAGATGA
- a CDS encoding acetyl-CoA carboxylase carboxyltransferase subunit alpha — translation MNPNFLDFEQPIADLQAKIEELRLVGNDNSLNIGDEIARLQDKSSTLTESIFGNLTSWQIARLARHPRRPYTLDYIDHLFTEFDELHGDRHFADDAAIVGGIARLDDKPVMVIGHQKGRDVREKVRRNFGMPRPEGYRKACRLMEMAERFKMPILTFIDTPGAYPGIDAEERNQSEAIAWNLRVMARLKTPIIATVIGEGGSGGALAIGVCDQLNMLQYSTYSVISPEGCASILWKTAEKASDAAEAMGITAERLKGLGIVDKVIAEPLGGAHRDPAKMSATIRGELIEQLDMLKKFDNDALLKRRYDRLMSYGL, via the coding sequence ATGAACCCGAATTTTCTGGATTTCGAACAGCCGATTGCTGACCTGCAAGCCAAGATCGAAGAGCTGCGCCTGGTCGGCAATGACAACTCGCTGAACATCGGCGATGAAATCGCCCGTCTGCAAGACAAGAGCAGCACCCTGACCGAAAGCATTTTCGGCAACCTGACCAGCTGGCAGATTGCCCGTCTGGCCCGTCATCCACGTCGTCCATACACCTTGGACTACATCGATCACCTGTTCACCGAGTTCGACGAACTGCACGGCGACCGGCACTTTGCCGACGACGCGGCGATTGTCGGCGGTATTGCCCGTCTGGACGACAAGCCTGTGATGGTCATCGGTCACCAGAAAGGCCGTGATGTGCGCGAGAAGGTGCGCCGCAACTTCGGTATGCCGCGTCCGGAAGGCTATCGCAAAGCGTGCCGCCTGATGGAAATGGCCGAACGTTTCAAGATGCCGATCCTGACCTTCATCGACACCCCCGGTGCCTACCCGGGCATTGACGCCGAAGAGCGCAACCAGAGTGAAGCGATTGCCTGGAACCTGCGGGTCATGGCACGCCTGAAAACCCCGATCATCGCTACCGTTATCGGTGAAGGTGGTTCTGGTGGCGCACTGGCCATTGGCGTCTGCGATCAGCTGAACATGCTGCAGTACTCCACCTACTCGGTGATCTCGCCGGAAGGTTGTGCTTCGATCCTGTGGAAGACTGCCGAAAAAGCCTCGGACGCTGCCGAAGCCATGGGTATTACCGCCGAGCGCCTGAAGGGCCTGGGTATTGTTGACAAGGTCATCGCCGAACCACTGGGCGGCGCCCACCGTGACCCGGCGAAAATGTCGGCGACCATCCGTGGCGAGCTGATCGAACAGCTGGACATGCTCAAGAAGTTCGACAACGATGCGCTGCTCAAGCGCCGCTATGACCGTCTGATGAGCTACGGGCTCTGA
- a CDS encoding S-(hydroxymethyl)glutathione dehydrogenase/class III alcohol dehydrogenase, translating into MIKSRAAVAFEAKKPLEIVEVDVAMPKAGEVLLRVVASGVCHTDAYTLSGADPEGIFPSILGHEGGAIVEAVGEGVTSVAVGDHVIPLYTPECGQCKFCRSGKTNLCQAIRATQGKGLMPDGTTRFSYKGQQLFHYMGTSTFSEYTVLPEISVAKIQKEAPLEKVCLLGCGVTTGIGAVLNTAKVKPGDTVAIFGLGGIGLSAIIGAVKAKAARIIAVDINPGKFEIAKQLGATDCVNPKDYDRPIQEVIVDLTDGGVDFSFECVGNVQLMRAALECCHKGWGESVIIGVAGAGQEISTRPFQLVTGRVWRGSAFGGVRGRSELPSYVEMAEKGEIPLDTFITHTMGLEDINKAFDLMHEGKSIRSVIHF; encoded by the coding sequence ATGATCAAGTCCCGTGCCGCCGTTGCCTTCGAGGCCAAGAAACCGCTGGAGATCGTCGAAGTCGACGTGGCCATGCCCAAGGCGGGCGAAGTGCTGTTGCGCGTTGTCGCCAGCGGTGTCTGCCACACCGATGCCTACACCCTGTCCGGCGCGGACCCTGAAGGCATCTTTCCGTCGATCCTGGGTCACGAAGGCGGCGCCATCGTCGAGGCGGTGGGTGAGGGCGTCACTTCGGTTGCAGTGGGCGATCATGTGATCCCGCTGTATACCCCCGAGTGCGGCCAGTGCAAATTCTGCCGCTCCGGCAAGACCAACCTGTGCCAGGCCATTCGTGCCACTCAGGGCAAGGGTCTGATGCCCGATGGCACCACGCGTTTCTCCTACAAGGGTCAGCAACTGTTCCACTACATGGGGACTTCGACCTTTTCCGAGTACACCGTGCTGCCAGAAATCTCCGTGGCCAAGATCCAGAAAGAAGCGCCGCTGGAGAAGGTCTGCCTGCTGGGCTGTGGCGTCACCACCGGCATCGGTGCGGTGCTCAATACCGCCAAGGTCAAACCGGGCGATACCGTGGCCATCTTCGGTCTCGGTGGCATCGGTCTGTCGGCGATCATTGGTGCGGTCAAGGCCAAGGCGGCGCGGATCATTGCCGTGGACATCAACCCGGGCAAGTTCGAAATTGCCAAACAACTGGGTGCCACCGATTGCGTCAATCCAAAGGACTACGACCGTCCGATCCAGGAAGTCATCGTTGATCTCACCGACGGCGGTGTGGATTTCTCCTTCGAATGCGTAGGCAACGTACAGCTGATGCGCGCCGCGCTGGAGTGCTGCCACAAGGGTTGGGGCGAGTCGGTGATCATTGGTGTTGCTGGTGCTGGCCAGGAAATTTCCACCCGTCCGTTCCAGCTGGTGACCGGCCGGGTCTGGCGCGGTTCGGCGTTCGGCGGTGTGCGTGGCCGCAGCGAGCTGCCAAGCTACGTGGAAATGGCGGAAAAAGGCGAGATCCCGCTGGATACCTTCATTACCCACACCATGGGCCTGGAAGATATCAACAAGGCTTTCGACCTGATGCATGAAGGCAAGAGCATTCGCAGCGTCATCCATTTCTGA
- a CDS encoding CTP synthase, producing the protein MTRYIFVTGGVVSSLGKGIASASLAAILEARGLKVTMLKLDPYINVDPGTMSPFQHGEVFVTHDGAETDLDLGHYERFIRTTMTQNNNFTTGRIYEHVLRKERRGDYLGATIQVIPHITDEIKRRIIKGAGDADVALVEIGGTVGDIESQPFLEAIRQLRVEVGSKRAMLMHLTLVPYIATAGETKTKPTQHSVKELRSIGLQPDVLICRSDHPVDVSSRRKIALFTNVEERAVISLEDVDTIYKIPAVLHAQGLDDFVVERFGLQCNGADLSEWEKVVDAKLNPEHEVTIAMVGKYMELLDAYKSLIEAMSHAGIQNRTKVNLRYIDSEDIENQGTSLLEGADAILVPGGFGLRGVEGKITAVQYARENKVPYLGICLGMQVAVIEFARNVMGWKDANSTEFDRNSAHPVVGLITEWEDATGAVETRTEASDLGGTMRLGAQECQLESGSKVHDCYAKDVIVERHRHRYEVNNKLLPQLVDAGLKVSGRSGDGALVEVVESKDHPWFVACQFHPEFTSTPRDGHPLFSGFVKAALAQKNKA; encoded by the coding sequence ATGACGCGCTACATATTCGTCACGGGCGGTGTTGTTTCTTCATTGGGGAAAGGCATTGCCTCGGCTTCATTGGCGGCCATCCTGGAGGCGCGGGGGCTCAAGGTCACCATGCTCAAGCTGGACCCGTACATCAACGTCGACCCGGGCACCATGAGCCCGTTCCAGCACGGTGAAGTGTTCGTCACCCACGACGGCGCCGAAACCGACCTGGACCTGGGCCACTACGAGCGGTTCATCCGCACGACCATGACCCAGAACAACAACTTCACCACCGGCCGTATCTACGAGCACGTGCTGCGCAAAGAGCGCCGTGGTGATTACCTGGGCGCGACCATCCAGGTCATTCCGCACATCACCGACGAGATCAAGCGCCGCATCATCAAGGGTGCTGGCGATGCCGACGTGGCCCTGGTGGAAATCGGCGGTACCGTGGGTGACATCGAGTCGCAACCGTTCCTCGAGGCAATCCGTCAGTTGCGCGTCGAAGTGGGCTCCAAGCGCGCCATGCTGATGCACCTGACCCTGGTACCGTACATCGCCACCGCTGGCGAGACCAAGACCAAGCCGACCCAGCACTCGGTCAAGGAGCTGCGCTCCATCGGCCTGCAGCCTGACGTGCTGATCTGCCGTTCCGACCATCCGGTCGATGTTTCCTCGCGTCGCAAGATCGCCCTGTTCACCAACGTTGAAGAGCGTGCGGTGATCTCCCTGGAAGACGTCGACACCATCTACAAGATCCCGGCCGTGCTGCACGCTCAGGGTCTGGATGACTTCGTCGTCGAGCGCTTCGGTCTGCAGTGCAATGGCGCTGACTTGTCCGAGTGGGAAAAGGTCGTCGATGCCAAGCTCAATCCAGAGCACGAAGTGACCATCGCCATGGTCGGCAAGTACATGGAGCTGCTGGACGCCTACAAGTCGCTGATCGAAGCGATGAGCCATGCCGGCATCCAGAACCGCACCAAGGTCAACCTGCGCTACATCGACTCCGAAGACATCGAGAACCAGGGCACCAGCCTGCTCGAAGGCGCGGATGCCATCCTGGTTCCGGGCGGCTTCGGTCTGCGCGGTGTCGAAGGCAAGATCACTGCCGTGCAGTACGCTCGCGAGAACAAGGTCCCGTACCTGGGTATCTGCCTGGGCATGCAGGTTGCGGTCATCGAATTCGCCCGTAACGTCATGGGCTGGAAAGATGCCAACTCCACCGAGTTCGATCGCAACAGCGCTCACCCGGTTGTCGGCCTGATCACCGAGTGGGAAGACGCCACCGGCGCGGTTGAAACCCGCACCGAAGCCTCCGACCTGGGCGGCACCATGCGTCTGGGCGCTCAGGAGTGCCAGCTGGAAAGCGGCTCCAAGGTCCATGACTGCTACGCCAAGGACGTGATCGTCGAGCGTCATCGTCATCGCTACGAAGTGAACAACAAGCTGCTGCCACAACTGGTAGACGCCGGCCTCAAGGTTTCCGGTCGTTCCGGTGACGGCGCGCTGGTCGAAGTGGTTGAGTCGAAGGATCATCCGTGGTTCGTCGCTTGCCAGTTCCACCCTGAGTTCACCTCGACGCCGCGTGACGGTCATCCGCTGTTCAGCGGTTTCGTCAAGGCTGCATTGGCTCAAAAGAACAAGGCCTGA
- the ispD gene encoding 2-C-methyl-D-erythritol 4-phosphate cytidylyltransferase has product MNQTLPAFWAVIPAAGVGARMAADRPKQYLQLGGKTILEHSLDCFLDHPCVKGVVVSVAVDDPYWPGLRCASDPRIQRAAGGQERADSVLNALLLLHAQGAADSDWVLVHDAARPNLARSDLDRLLFELADDPVGGLLAVPARDTLKRADAKGRVSATIDRSTVWQAYTPQMFRLGTLHRALADSLVADVAITDESSAIEWAGQAPRLVEGRSDNIKVTRPEDLEWLRQRWAKRG; this is encoded by the coding sequence ATGAACCAGACCTTGCCGGCCTTCTGGGCCGTGATTCCCGCCGCGGGCGTTGGTGCCCGCATGGCTGCCGACCGCCCCAAGCAGTACCTGCAATTGGGCGGGAAGACCATTCTCGAGCATAGCCTCGACTGTTTCCTCGACCATCCCTGTGTCAAAGGGGTGGTGGTCAGCGTTGCCGTTGACGATCCTTACTGGCCCGGCTTGCGCTGCGCCAGTGACCCACGTATCCAGCGCGCCGCAGGTGGCCAGGAGCGCGCCGACTCGGTGCTCAACGCCTTGTTGCTGTTGCACGCCCAGGGTGCGGCGGACAGCGACTGGGTGCTGGTACACGATGCCGCCCGCCCGAACCTGGCACGCAGCGACCTTGACCGCCTGCTGTTCGAACTTGCCGACGATCCGGTAGGTGGCCTGTTGGCCGTGCCGGCCCGCGATACCCTCAAGCGCGCCGACGCCAAGGGGCGAGTCAGCGCCACCATCGACCGCAGTACCGTGTGGCAGGCTTATACCCCGCAGATGTTTCGTCTGGGCACCTTGCACCGGGCGCTGGCCGACAGCCTGGTGGCGGATGTGGCGATCACCGATGAATCCTCGGCCATCGAGTGGGCCGGGCAGGCGCCGCGCTTGGTTGAAGGGCGCAGTGACAACATCAAGGTGACCCGGCCGGAAGACCTGGAGTGGCTGCGTCAGCGCTGGGCCAAGCGCGGCTGA
- the kdsA gene encoding 3-deoxy-8-phosphooctulonate synthase, translating to MTQKIIRVGNIEIANDKPFVLFGGMNVLESRDLAMKVCEEYVRVTEKLGIPYVFKASFDKANRSSINSYRGPGLEEGMKIFEEIKRTFNVPLITDVHEPHQAQAVADVCDIIQLPAFLSRQTDLVVAMAKTGAVINIKKAQFLAPQEMKHILTKCEEAGNDQLILCERGSSFGYNNLVVDMLGFGIMKQFEYPVFFDVTHSLQMPGGRADSAGGRRAQVTDLAKAGLSQGLAGLFLEAHPDPDNAKCDGPCALRLDKLEPFLAQLKQLDDLVKSFPTVETA from the coding sequence ATGACCCAGAAGATCATTCGCGTCGGTAACATCGAGATCGCCAACGACAAGCCGTTCGTCCTGTTCGGCGGCATGAACGTGCTGGAATCCCGTGACCTGGCCATGAAGGTCTGTGAAGAGTACGTACGGGTTACCGAGAAACTCGGTATCCCTTACGTGTTCAAGGCCAGCTTCGACAAAGCCAACCGTTCGTCGATCAACTCCTACCGTGGCCCAGGCCTGGAAGAGGGGATGAAGATCTTCGAAGAGATCAAGCGCACCTTCAATGTGCCGCTGATCACCGACGTTCACGAGCCGCATCAGGCGCAAGCCGTGGCGGACGTCTGTGACATCATCCAGTTGCCGGCTTTCCTGTCGCGCCAGACCGACCTGGTGGTGGCCATGGCCAAGACCGGCGCGGTGATCAACATCAAGAAGGCCCAGTTCCTCGCGCCTCAGGAGATGAAACACATCCTGACCAAGTGCGAAGAAGCCGGTAACGATCAGCTGATCCTCTGCGAGCGTGGTTCGAGCTTCGGTTACAACAACCTGGTGGTCGACATGCTCGGCTTCGGCATCATGAAGCAGTTCGAGTACCCGGTGTTCTTCGACGTGACTCACTCCCTGCAGATGCCGGGTGGTCGCGCCGATTCCGCCGGTGGCCGCCGCGCCCAGGTCACCGACCTGGCCAAGGCCGGTCTGAGCCAGGGCCTGGCCGGGCTGTTCCTTGAAGCCCACCCGGACCCGGACAACGCCAAGTGCGACGGTCCATGCGCCCTGCGCCTGGACAAACTGGAGCCATTCCTGGCCCAGCTCAAGCAACTGGACGACCTGGTGAAGAGTTTTCCGACGGTAGAAACCGCGTAA
- the eno gene encoding phosphopyruvate hydratase: MAKIVDIKGREVLDSRGNPTVEADVLLDNGIIGSACAPSGASTGSREALELRDGDKSRYMGKGVLKAVANINGPIRDLLLGKDPVDQKALDRAMIELDGTENKAKLGANAILAVSLAAAKAAAQDQDLPLYAHIANLNGTPGQYSMPVPMMNIINGGEHADNNVDIQEFMVQPVGAKTFSDGLRMGTEIFHHLKAVLKARGLNTAVGDEGGFAPNLASNEDALGAIAEAVANAGYKLGTDVTLALDCAASEFYEDGKYNLSGEGKSFDAEGFAEYLKGLTERFPIISIEDGLDESDWAGWKILTDKIGAKVQLVGDDLFVTNTKILKEGIDKQIGNSILIKFNQIGSLTETLEAIQMAKAAGYTAVISHRSGETEDSTIADLAVGTAAGQIKTGSLCRSDRVSKYNQLLRIEEQLGSKAVYRGRAEFRG; encoded by the coding sequence ATGGCAAAAATCGTCGACATCAAAGGTCGTGAAGTTCTCGATTCGCGTGGTAACCCCACCGTAGAAGCGGACGTACTGCTCGACAACGGCATCATCGGCAGCGCGTGCGCGCCGTCCGGTGCTTCCACTGGCTCGCGCGAAGCGCTGGAGCTGCGTGATGGCGACAAGAGCCGTTACATGGGTAAAGGCGTACTGAAGGCAGTCGCCAACATCAACGGCCCGATCCGCGACCTGCTGCTGGGCAAAGACCCGGTTGACCAGAAAGCCCTCGACCGCGCCATGATCGAGCTGGACGGTACCGAGAACAAGGCCAAGCTGGGCGCCAACGCCATCCTCGCTGTGTCCCTGGCCGCTGCCAAAGCCGCTGCCCAGGATCAGGACCTGCCGCTGTACGCGCACATCGCCAACCTCAACGGCACCCCAGGCCAGTACTCGATGCCGGTTCCGATGATGAACATCATCAACGGTGGCGAGCACGCCGATAACAACGTCGACATCCAGGAGTTCATGGTTCAGCCGGTTGGCGCCAAGACCTTCTCCGATGGCCTGCGCATGGGCACCGAAATTTTCCATCACCTCAAAGCCGTGCTCAAGGCCCGTGGCCTGAACACTGCTGTCGGTGACGAGGGCGGTTTCGCGCCTAACCTGGCTTCCAACGAAGACGCCCTGGGCGCCATCGCTGAAGCTGTGGCCAACGCTGGCTACAAGCTGGGCACCGACGTGACCCTGGCCCTGGACTGCGCGGCCAGCGAATTCTACGAAGACGGCAAATACAACCTGTCCGGCGAAGGCAAGTCGTTCGACGCCGAAGGTTTTGCCGAGTACCTGAAAGGCCTGACCGAGCGTTTCCCGATCATCTCGATCGAAGACGGTCTGGACGAGTCCGACTGGGCTGGCTGGAAGATCCTCACCGACAAGATCGGCGCCAAGGTACAACTGGTCGGTGACGACCTGTTCGTGACCAACACCAAGATCTTGAAAGAAGGCATCGACAAGCAGATCGGCAACTCGATCCTGATCAAGTTCAACCAGATCGGCTCGCTGACCGAAACCCTGGAAGCCATCCAGATGGCCAAGGCTGCCGGTTACACCGCGGTGATCTCGCACCGTTCGGGCGAAACCGAAGATTCGACCATTGCCGACCTGGCCGTGGGTACTGCTGCCGGCCAGATCAAGACCGGTTCGCTGTGCCGTTCCGACCGCGTTTCCAAGTACAACCAGCTGCTGCGTATCGAAGAGCAACTGGGCAGCAAGGCTGTGTACCGTGGTCGTGCCGAGTTTCGCGGCTAA
- the ftsB gene encoding cell division protein FtsB: MRSPYWLFLVLLLLLGGLQYRLWVGNGSLAHVTELKQQIADQHAENERLLERNRVLDAEVLELKKGMETVEERARHELGMVKEGETLYQLAQ; this comes from the coding sequence ATGCGCAGTCCCTATTGGTTGTTCCTCGTCCTGCTCCTGCTGCTTGGTGGCCTGCAGTATCGCCTGTGGGTGGGCAATGGCAGCCTGGCCCATGTCACCGAGCTCAAGCAACAGATCGCCGACCAGCACGCCGAAAACGAGCGTCTGCTGGAGCGTAACCGTGTGCTTGATGCTGAAGTACTGGAGTTGAAGAAAGGTATGGAAACCGTCGAAGAACGGGCTCGCCATGAACTGGGTATGGTCAAGGAGGGTGAAACCCTCTACCAGCTTGCCCAATGA
- a CDS encoding LysR substrate-binding domain-containing protein, with protein MSSRWEGIDEFVAVAESGQFTAAAERLGVSSSHISRQIARLEDRLQTRLLYRSTRKVTLSEAGQTFLQHCQRLQDGREEALRAMGDLTSEPKGLLRMTCAVAYGERFIVPLVTRFMALYPQLRVDVELSNRTLDLLHEGMDLAIRLGRLQDSRLIATRLAPRRMYLCASPAYLERYGRPHSVSELARHNCLVGSSDIWTLQQDGREQGLRVQGNWRCNSGQAVLDAALQGMGLCQLPDYYVLEHLKTGSLVSLLEAQQPPNTAVWALYPQQRHLSPKVRKLVDYLRERLALLPEYRGA; from the coding sequence ATGAGTAGCCGCTGGGAAGGTATCGACGAGTTCGTCGCGGTGGCCGAGTCGGGGCAATTCACCGCAGCGGCCGAACGCCTGGGGGTTTCCTCTTCACACATCAGCCGCCAGATCGCCCGCCTGGAAGACCGCCTGCAAACCCGCCTGCTCTACCGCAGCACGCGCAAGGTGACCTTGAGCGAAGCCGGGCAGACCTTCCTGCAGCATTGCCAGCGCCTGCAGGATGGCCGCGAGGAAGCCTTGCGCGCCATGGGCGATCTCACCAGCGAGCCCAAGGGCTTGCTGCGCATGACCTGCGCGGTGGCCTATGGCGAGCGCTTTATCGTGCCGCTGGTGACACGCTTCATGGCGCTGTACCCACAGCTGCGGGTCGATGTCGAACTGAGCAATCGCACCCTCGACCTGCTGCACGAAGGCATGGACCTGGCGATTCGCCTCGGCCGTCTTCAGGACTCACGCCTGATTGCAACGCGCCTGGCGCCAAGACGCATGTACCTGTGCGCCTCGCCGGCATATCTGGAGCGTTACGGTCGGCCGCACAGCGTGTCGGAACTGGCTCGGCACAATTGCCTGGTCGGCAGCTCGGATATCTGGACGCTGCAGCAGGATGGACGTGAGCAAGGCCTCAGGGTGCAGGGCAACTGGCGTTGCAACAGTGGGCAGGCGGTGCTGGATGCGGCGTTGCAGGGGATGGGGTTGTGTCAGTTGCCAGACTACTACGTGCTTGAGCACCTGAAGACCGGGTCGCTGGTTTCGTTGCTTGAGGCCCAGCAACCGCCCAACACCGCGGTGTGGGCGCTGTACCCGCAGCAACGGCATTTGTCACCGAAGGTGCGCAAGCTGGTGGATTATTTGCGTGAGAGGCTGGCGTTGTTGCCTGAGTATCGTGGGGCCTAG